Sequence from the Molothrus ater isolate BHLD 08-10-18 breed brown headed cowbird chromosome 13, BPBGC_Mater_1.1, whole genome shotgun sequence genome:
TGTTTTAGAGCACAGAGGACTGGAAGAGCATGTGCATGTATTAAGAAGCTTTTGGTACTGAAGCAGTTAAgagtaaaaatacaaattgtCACTTCTGAAGAACTTAAGTACATTCAAATTAAGACTATTTGGTCAGTTTAAACCAAGCACTGTTAAAAATTCCTGGGTACTACAATTAACTTTGACAGCTAGATGTAACTTAGCCAGTACTTCACCAATCTGTTTTCTGTAATAAGACACAATAAATAGTGTGGATGAAAAGCTAAGATTCAAGTGCCCATTTGTACCTAGCAAATTAACTGTCACCCCTGCTAATACAAAAATACACAATTTCCCATGACAACTTTTTGGGGGATTACTGCAACTCTCATGTCTTGGGAATCAAAGGAGTTCTTACAAAACTAAGGAAGGTAAAAAAGTCCTAAAGCCAATAAAGCTACTTCCAGTTTTGagctggaaagaagaaattgcATTTCTGGTCTTGCTACTGTTTTGCTGTAGTCTATTACTATGATAGTATAAAAGTATTTATTGCTTAGTATTTATTTACTTGCTCTATTTTTTCATGTCTGAAAGTGTCTCTCCTGTTTAATCTACAGTTAATTCTGATGCTTTAGGAGAAAACCTTTTCTAATACTTCTGAACTTACAGTGAAAAATACAGCCTTATGGTAGTTAAGAGTTGTGTATAAACTTGGGAATGGAGTAAGTTTTAGAGGTCTAAGAATCTCTCATCTTACTGGGGATGTATTAAAGTCCAAAGGAAATGGTGTTTTCATTAACAGGAATCTAGTGAACTCAGTTTTCTAACTCgttctgtttttgtttaaaCACCTGCTGAGTGATTGAGTGctggttttgggattttttaaatttcatttcacgatgaattattttattctttagaGGTCTAATCAATTCTAAAGATACATGTTGGTGACAATACAAGAAGCAGTGTTACACAGAATTCTAGAACCAGTTTTATAACTGATGGCGTTTCTTGGGGTGTTTGAACAGTTTCTATAAGTTTTCTATCACTTATCTAAATCCAATGCTGCTTTGTTCTGGAGAGGACAGGAGCTTTGCCAAGAACACAAGCAGTGAGAGGCAGCAGTTCCCCTCAGCAGAGATTACCTGTACACCAGCAGTGTCCAGATCAGTGCCAGCAGAAGGATGCGGAGCCTCCTTGGTGCCAGCGCACAGCCGTGAATAAAGAACGGCAGATGGGGACCCAGCACAACTGGCAGTCCCTGAGTCAAGTACCAGTGCCAGGGGTGAGAGCCATAAAATGTTCCCAAATTCTGCAGCACGTTGAATTTCAAGAAGTTCAGCTGAACCAGTACCCACTGGGAGATATGGGGGAAGTTAAACAAATCCAAAGTCAAACCCAACAGCTCCATTGAATGACACAGTCATCACTGGCCCTATATAATACATTTTCACTCCTACTTCAGGTTGGTTCTTTTACTTAGACTCAGCATGGACTTCCTATATTTAGCAATTAAACACAGAAGTGTGAAAGTTTGTAGTTTTTTGATAACTGTTGAGGACTGAGCATTCTGCTTTTATGTAGCAGTCCATCATTTGAAATACCTGAGAAGTCAGTGTTCAAGGGTTTGTGGCTTAGGATATATTTAGAGATCATAGGCCAGACACTGTCACAGAAACAAGGGAAGTCAGAGAAATCTCAAATATACATCAGTGCTAAAATACTAAACCCCAACCTTCTTCTTATAAGTTAAGTTTAAAACAGCTTACCTCACCAAAAAACACACGGTCAATTATTAAAGAGGTTCCTACTGTGACCAATCTGCAAAAATGGAAAGTTTGTTGCACTGATATTGCCTGAATTGCTTTTGTATCTTCTCCAGCTGTCAAAACTCTGATTCCTAGTATTTTTGAGATTATCCAGACTCATGACCCTTTTAGAGTGGCCATTTGCCATCATCTGGTATCCTTGGCACAATCCCAGATTAAGCTGGAATGCTGCTCATGTCTCACCATCATGAAAtctttccttgtgctttttGCAGCATGTACGACAGTTTGACGGAAACGTGCCCCTTCCTTAAACTTGCAACAGGActctatttgttttcttttttatttacatgATATCAGGTTTTTTGGCTTGTCTGCCTTTGCAGTGGTAAAACCAATCTTAAGATGTAGCTGTGCACAGTCCCAGTTTAAATTGAGAAAGGACTTACCCAACTGGAATGCAGTTGTATAGGATAAGGTCAGCTTTCCTCTGTTCTTGCAAAAAATGGCTGAAGACCAAAGGCATCCACGGGATAACAGCAGTGGGACGAATAATAATTGCAAGTGCAACCAAAGCTAAATACTTACAACTAAAAGGAAGAAACATAAAAATCCAGCAGCTTATCAAAAGGTCTGGTCAATTCTTTTGCAGACAGTGACATTTCAACAACTGTCCTGTCTCTGGCCAGAAGTTTTCTATACTGCAGGTAACTTTGTTTCTCTGAGTGCAGATACTTTCTCTTGCTTAGAAGGCTGCAACTCTAGAATTGCTTTGTTACAATGGAGTTGCTAGTAGAGGTACCTACTTTAAAATAGggagtaaaaaagaaaattgtgacCACAAATTCACCTATATCTGACCCCAAAAAGCTTTAGTTATCTTTTCCCAAGTTACTCTATATTGCAGtgttttaaagtttaaaataaaagcttcccatGAAGTCACACTTTGCAAAGGAAAGAGGGGAATAGATAATTTTACATCTACCTATAACataatcttaaaaaatatttagaggaAATACTAGAGTGTTCCTTCCATAAGACAGAACTCTTGCTACGTGAATGAGGGGGCTTTGGTTGCcttagatattaagaaaaaagttAGCATTTTAAACAATATCAGTAGATTGGTGTCATCCCAAACCAAAAATTATCAGTATTGTTAGGGGAAAGTTTCTCACCTGTTCGCCATCTTGGAGCCTTTTATCGGATAGTAGGAAAGAGCAAAAATGGTAAGAATAGTCTCCATGGTGTTTGTTAGAGTTCTGGTACAGGAATACCATGTAAACCAGGAACAGAGTTGGcagaagaactgaaaataattatgaaCACATTAAAACATGTTCACCTAAATGAAGGTGGTAATTCTTCAAGGTGTGACGTatcattttgcatttatttacaCTCACTTATTTTACAATGCAAAACCAGTGTTTATTAACatgcataattttttaaaggctGTGACTCACCACAAACTTTGCTGTTTCTGAATTTTCAAGGTGTTGCACTAATGAGTAAAGCTTCACATCAGCaaaagcagccagcactgcctgtgcaaGCCTAGGGACCCAGATCTGtgtgagcagagagaaaactgtACTTACAACAAACCAAGTTAAATTCCAAGTTTTAAGAGAGGACTGAATTAGTGAATGACTGTTCAAGTATGAAAATAGTGAATTGGTGAgtatttatgattttatgattttaaaaattaaatagtaaGGGCCTTAGGTAAGGATAGTATTTCTGCCAAAACAGAGAATGTCTGAAGTTCAGCTGATGGAATGTAGAATTATCTGCTTTACATCTCCAATAGAAATCAAAAGGGGCTGTTGTTTGTTAGTTCTTGTGGGTTGAATGCAAATATACATTGCTAAACACTTTGGAAAACTGAACTACTGTGCAATTATGATGAAGTGGCAAACAATCAGTATGAAAATCCAAGAGATTGACAGAGACCTCTGCACTTGCAGGCATCAGTCTTGTGACTGGAAATCTATTGAGTTCTGCTCCCATGGGAAGTCAGTGGGATCTCTGTGTTCACACATCTCTCAATTGCCAGACTCAAGGCTTTGCATTTTACTTGGACAGTGATAAAAATACGCTGATAcaatactttaaaatttaattttagtaGCAGATGCACATTTTTTGATTATACTCACCAGCAGCTGAACATTATCCTTAGCCAGCAGTTGTAATGCTTTGTACATGCTTGCAAAGATCAGTGGGTAAGAGTAGCCCCTTAAGTTACTTGTCCATTCCCAAGTCAGGTAACCATAATTATGAATATTAAGGACAGATAATGACcaactgaaaggaaaagcttcACCCGAGCCATTCGGATCGAGACCTTCTGTCCCTTGGGCCAGGGTGGTGGGGTGTATGTTGCTGGTCAAGCCAACACCTTATTGCCGGGGAGAGCCGTGCCCGAGCGTTCACCCGCCCAGGGCACCGCGGGGAGCGACGAGAGGGCGGGGGGGCCGCGGCAGGCGAAGGATATTTGAAGACCATGCGATGGGCCACCTCCAGCGACTGCCAGTACTCGTCCGGGACGAAGCTGGTCTGGACGAGGAAGCAATTGAGGGTCCGCAGCGCCAGGGTGAGCGCCAGCAGCGACGCGGGCGCGGCCGCACCTGCGGGGGCGAGGCTGGTCCGTCACGGGCCCCTCGGGGGccgccccccagccctgcccctgccccgcccggcccggcccggcccggcccggccccgcttACCGGCACCTCGCTGCGCGGCGGCCCCCCCGGCCGAGCTGTACAGCACCGACCGCCGCTTGCGGAGCCGCACCGCCTCCGGCATCCGCGCCCGCAGCTCCCCGGCCGCCTCCTCCGCCGGGGCATGCGCGACCGCGGGAGGCGGGACAGCGCCGGTACTTCCGTCCGGTGCCTGCAGCTAGCGGGAAGCCGGGGCTCTGCCGTGTCCCGCGTTCAGGTGAgggcgccggggccgcgggctGAAGCCGAGCCGGGGCCACGCCGCAGtgcgcgcccgcccgccccacGCGTGTCCGTGAGCGCGGCAGCAGCGCCTGCCGGCATGAGGGGGCGGCTGCCGCTGCAGCAcgtggccgtggccgtggcGCTCGGCGTGGCCAGCGGGCTCTACATCTACGGGCCGCTCTTCCAGCCGCCCGCGGCCCCacacggccccgccgcgccgccgccggaCGCCGCGCCCGACAAGAGGCCCTGAGGAAGGCGTGCGGCGCCGTTCCCGGGCACCGCCTCGCAGCCCGGCCCTCGCACGCCCCGTCCGTCGGGGGCAATGGAGCCGCTCGGAGCCGGCGCGACTGTCACCTGCCGGGGCCGTCACCTGCCGGGGCCGTCACCTGCCGGGGCCGTCCTGCCCGAGCCGCCTccgcagcccggccccgcgctgGAGCcgccctcctgctgcagctgcctgcctgcGTGTTTGGTACCAGACTCCGGGACGTCAGTGTTGAATCATGGATGACATGCTGAATGTCTGAAGGGCTGTTTCACCTCTAAATTTAAATGACGTCAGGAAACTCGAaaaagaaagctgctgctgtgtggttATGCTCCATGGATTTTATTGTATTGCCTCTGATCTGATCCTCCAAGTGATAAATaccatttttctctgcttctcatgGTGTCAGTTCTTAATACGTCAGTTCAGTTGGGAAAGCCGTTGTGTAAATGGCTGAGAAGGAAACTACACCTAACACTGGTAGCTTATAATCAGACCTGGCCACATGTACATAAACACACGTACCCCATGTGCTTATACACAGGTGTCATTCTTGACAGAGTGAGGCTACAGTAGACATTGAATACATAAATCTGCCTGGAAAATGGGTTGTCCTTAAGAAGAGCCTCAGTGTGTAGCTCAGGAAGGAAGCATGGCTCTTGGAGTAGGTGTGGATTAGTCTGACAGAATAGAATCTGAGACCTGGGGAAACCAAATCTGTAGATACTTCAAGACTTCAGTAAATCTAAAAAGAAGCCAAACCCAGGAGATCTTGGGACAAACTTATGCCAGGTTTTGGTTTTAACACAATCTTATTTGGACAGAATGAGGAAAGAAACCAGTTGTGTGTCTATATTTTAAGCCAGGAACAATGTTGTAGGTGGAGGCAGTGGTATAGAAGCTGACATGGGAGGGTAGCAGTAGAAGGTGGGCTGGGAGGTGCAGTGAGTGCAGTAAATGCAGTTTGGACATGACATTACATGGGCAgaggctttaaactgaaagagggcaggtttagattagatattgggaagaaaattTTACAGTGAGAGTGGTGAgtcactggcacaggttgcccagagaagctgtggctgccccatccctggaagtgtccaaggccaggctggatggggttttgagcagcctggtctagtggcaggtgtccctgccaatggcagggagttggaactaCATggtctttaaggccccttccaacctaaaccatttCGTGATTCTATAAGAAAATGCTACATATTGCCACAGAAGTTCAGTGCCATCACTGAATTACTGAATTACCCCAGCAGCTTCCTTTACAGTATCACTAAGTATT
This genomic interval carries:
- the PIGB gene encoding GPI mannosyltransferase 3 yields the protein MPAGAAAALTDTRGLQAPDGSTGAVPPPAVAHAPAEEAAGELRARMPEAVRLRKRRSVLYSSAGGAAAQRGAGAAAPASLLALTLALRTLNCFLVQTSFVPDEYWQSLEVAHRMVFNYGYLTWEWTSNLRGYSYPLIFASMYKALQLLAKDNVQLLIWVPRLAQAVLAAFADVKLYSLVQHLENSETAKFVFFCQLCSWFTWYSCTRTLTNTMETILTIFALSYYPIKGSKMANSCKYLALVALAIIIRPTAVIPWMPLVFSHFLQEQRKADLILYNCIPVGLVTVGTSLIIDRVFFGEWVLVQLNFLKFNVLQNLGTFYGSHPWHWYLTQGLPVVLGPHLPFFIHGCALAPRRLRILLLALIWTLLVYSTLSHKEFRFIYPVLPFCMIFCGYSLRYLKAWRKTAASFLLLSNLVPALYTGLVHQRGTLDVMSHIQQLCNHPQQSQAFVFILMPCHSTPFYSHVHCPLKMRFLQCPPDLTGNVSYVDEADVFYSNPLGWLNKEFYNDTLLPSHLILFNVLEQEISSFLALRGYEKTATVFHTHVPQGRVGSHISIYRRKTEMNYP